The Archangium primigenium genomic interval CGCAGCTCCAGGTCGGCGCGCATGCGCTCGGTCTCGTCGCGGGTGATGAGCACCGCGCCCCAGCGCGAGCCATCCGCCCGGAGCAGCGGCGAGGCCGTGCCCGTGAGCACCCGCGTGCCCCCGTTCGCGTGCCGCACGCCCCACCCGATGCCGCGCACCACCTCGCCCCGCAGCGCCCGCTCCAGCGGCCGGTAGCGCCGCTCGATGGGCTTCTGGCTCTCCAGGGACAGCCACGCCTCGGGCTTCATCAAGAGCAGCGCGCCGTCCTCCTCGGCGATGCCGAACTGCTCGCGCGCCGCCGGGTTGATGAGCTGGGGCCGCCCCTGCGGGTCCACCACCAGGAGGCCGTCCCCTGTCTGCTGGATGAGGGCGTCGAGCATCTCCTGGCGCTCCTGGTCGCGCTCCAGGGACGAGCGCGCCGCCGCCGCCACGCGCCGCCGCAATTCGATCTGCGCCACGACCTGCCGCCCGAGCGTGCGCAGCGCCTGCTCCTGCACCGCGGTGGGGACCCGCACCTCGGGCATGAGCACGCACAGCGCGCCCAGGGCGGTGCCCTCCGCGTCGAACAGGGGCACGCCGAAACAGGCCCGGAGGGCGGGCGCCTCCAGGACGAGCGGAAGCGTGGCGAGCAGCGGCTCCTGCCGGGCGTCCCGCAGCACGAACAGGTCCTGGCCGCTCAAGAGCGCCTGCTCGCAGAAGGCGAGCGAGTGGCCCCACTGCGCGGGTGTCAGGTCGCCGATGCGGGCCAGCAGCCGCTGCTGATCCTGCTCCACGCGGCTCACCAGGGCGATGGGCGCCTGGCAGAGCGTGCCCGCCAGCGCCGCGAGGTCGTCGAACTCCTGCTCGGTGGGATTGTCGAGCGCCGCGTATCGGCGAAGGACCTGGAGACGGGTACTTTCCGCGAAGCTCATGGGGGCGAGGTGGGGAGAGGGGCTCCACCATAGCCTACCCGGCCCCTCCCCGCCGGTCGCCTTCCTCCCTCGCTCGTTCCCAGGGTAGGGTGCCGGGCCATGCGATTGCCCCTCTCCTGCCTGCTGGTCGTGGGATTGTGGGGGTGCGCCGCGACGCGAGGCCCGGCTGTGTCCGAGCCCTCCGCCGCGCATGCCCCGAGTCCCCTGCCGTTCATCGAGAACGATTACGCGCGCGCCCTCGCCGAGGCCAAGAGCCGCGGCGTGCCGCTCTTCGTCGACACGTGGGCGCCCTGGTGTCACACCTGTCGCTCGATGAAGGCCTACGTCTTCACGGATCCGGCGCTCGCCAAGCACGCGGGCCGCTTCGTCTGGCTGGAGGTGGACACGGACCAGCCGCGCAACGCGGACTTCCTGGAGAAGTACCCCGTGGAGAGCTGGCCCACCTTCTTCATCCTCGACCCGCGCGAGGAGAAGCCCTTGGTGCGCTTCGCGGGCAGCGCGACCGTGCCCCAACTGGAGAAGCTCTTCGAGGACGGCGAGCGCGCGTACCAGGGCGGGGCCCAGGGTCCCGAGGCCCTGCTGGCCCGCGGCGACGCCCTCTATGGCGCGAGCAAGGCGGCCGAGGCGGCCGACGTCCTCACCCAGGCGCTCGCCGAGGCCCCCGCCGACTGGTCCCGCCGGGGCCGGGCCCTGGAGTCGCTGCTCGTCGCGCAGTACGGGGCGAAGCGCTACGAGGCCTGCGCGCGCACCGCCCTGGCCGAGCTGCCCCGGGTGCCGCACTCCGCGTCGTGGGCGAACGCGGCGGGCCTGGGCCTGTTGTGCGGCCTGCGGCTGCCGCCGGAGACGCCGGGCGCCCGCGAGCTGATGGCCTCCCTGGAGGAGCGCGGCCAGCAAGCGCTCTCCCCGGACATCGCCATGCCGGCGGATGATCGCTCGGGGGTGTACGAGCTGTT includes:
- a CDS encoding ATP-binding protein, producing MSFAESTRLQVLRRYAALDNPTEQEFDDLAALAGTLCQAPIALVSRVEQDQQRLLARIGDLTPAQWGHSLAFCEQALLSGQDLFVLRDARQEPLLATLPLVLEAPALRACFGVPLFDAEGTALGALCVLMPEVRVPTAVQEQALRTLGRQVVAQIELRRRVAAAARSSLERDQERQEMLDALIQQTGDGLLVVDPQGRPQLINPAAREQFGIAEEDGALLLMKPEAWLSLESQKPIERRYRPLERALRGEVVRGIGWGVRHANGGTRVLTGTASPLLRADGSRWGAVLITRDETERMRADLELRALAGSLQEANQKLEAEMAARVAALEQLRHADRLNTVGKLGSGIAHELGTPMAVISGHAAMIADAEVEGEAARQSARTIRLQADRMARIIRQLLDFARRRQPQKSEVDLRAVLKQVLALLAPLTQRRMQRLELEEPAEPVRAQVDPGQLQQALTNLVVNALHASPEKGLVTLRLSTPDAVPPKAGPTATAAPCALIEVIDRGGGIGPENLQKIFEPFFTTKPVGEGTGLGLPVSLEIVREHGGWLDVRSTPGEGTHFSLFLPL
- a CDS encoding thioredoxin family protein, coding for MRLPLSCLLVVGLWGCAATRGPAVSEPSAAHAPSPLPFIENDYARALAEAKSRGVPLFVDTWAPWCHTCRSMKAYVFTDPALAKHAGRFVWLEVDTDQPRNADFLEKYPVESWPTFFILDPREEKPLVRFAGSATVPQLEKLFEDGERAYQGGAQGPEALLARGDALYGASKAAEAADVLTQALAEAPADWSRRGRALESLLVAQYGAKRYEACARTALAELPRVPHSASWANAAGLGLLCGLRLPPETPGARELMASLEERGQQALSPDIAMPADDRSGVYELLVEARQQAKDPEGAKALAARWLSFLEAEAARAPTPEARTVFDSHRMLAALVLGEPMRAVPALEQSEKDLPGDYNPPARLANLYRQLGRLDDALAASTRALEKVEGGRRLRVMSERADIQLARGERDAALRTLQDAIAYARTLSPAQAPPASVARLEKKLAELQAK